The genomic region ACAAGAACAATATGAGAATAGCTCGCAGGCTGTTTAGTTTAGTTGtttagttgttgtttgttttttttttgttttacgcTGTTAACTGCAATATCTTGGTTTTGAAAGTGAcgtctttaaaacttaaatgatcttaaaggtctttaattcaatATGATTTTCTAATGGTCTATCGTAAACAATTCATTGTATAGCCCCACAAACTCAATCGCATTGATCAACATAAGAATTCGATCGCATGGACAAAGAGGCGACTAAGCTCCAGCAGCCACATTACAGAGGAGGTTCAAGAAGTTCGATTCCCGGATAATGCCTTTTTAATCgctgtaaacaaaatgttttggACAATTTATGAACACGGCTTGTTCTGAAATGCACTAAGATTTATTTGGCAGTTGTGACGAATGATCTTCGATTAACCAGTGCCGCGAACGGCATATTGCCTTGAAAACTGGTTAACCACAATTTGAAACATCAGGTAGTCCGAATCCCCTGTCACACCGGACGGCGTTGATGCGTAGCTCATTCTGCACCAAAAGTTACGCATAGCGACAGAGTGCAAGCTGTGGGACGCCGTCTGGTGACTTCATATGTTCTTATACAATTATCTTCAACCAACATGCTTTTTATACACTCCGCATGGAAGATATAGGGTCGCAAAGCGAAATCTATAGTAAAAATCCAACAGTCATACTCGCTTAAACGTAGCATGCATGTCCTGGAAACGCACTAAAAGCTCGGTATTTTAAGCGCAAAACACGTCAATATGGTAAGGGCATCTCGGAAATTCCTGACAACAGAGCACCAGGGTGAAAAGAGTAATAGTTAAGAGGATAGTTGTTCTTGAGTCATATGTACTACTGTGACTATTGCCGTTTTGTAAAAGTCTATGTGTTTTTTCGCAGTATGGATATCAGTTCAGTGTAGGCGGGGTTATAACGAAATCCCAAAATGATTATGGAATTTGAGAAAAAAGCCATTTGTATATGCATCCCTAGTCAAAGGTCATAAAGAATTTCTGAGTTTTAGGCttatatttagttattttaaatcGCAAAATTCAGTTAAAAATTACATTGAGTTTTACATTTGTAAAATGCTCAGCATATATAACGAGCATATCAAGTGGAgcttgttgtttaaaaaaaactgttttttatcTGTTTTCTATTATTTCTGATAAAGTGACTTTGTGAGGTTCACAATTGAaagttaaataatgtaaacacaccggttagtggtgcttttcttcaaataactttgtaaacaatttttcttatgatttcaactagtgcataaaaacagttttttgttgcttatggcaatgtgaaacaCGTCAGAATTGCTTTATTTAAGTCTGCTTTCTTTGCCAAAAATTCGATGTGTAACGCAtccacggttatgctgcacgcagcGTGAAATGTTGGcgccgatttcagacgtattcaattatttattcttaaatcggTACTAAATGCAAAagaaactgtcttttatgcactaaagattttatCAAATGCATTGCAATAACTTATAAacgatatttgcaaaaataaagatcttaacgttttgtttacattctgtccagtccgtgtgtaaacccctgttaaccccgttgatcctgcacccggGGTATGTGCACTTGGAAACCAGCTAACACTTGAGGAAAAGATTAGGTTATCTGACCGCTGTGACTTTACTGAAAAACACTTGAAAACGGCGGAAAATCCAAATAGACACAAAAGCAGCATTTGTCAAGACGCGACGCTAGTaattatgagtcgcgttctgagaaaactgggcataatgcatgtccgtaaagtgtcgtcccagattagcctgtgcagtctgcacaggctaatcagggacgacagtttccgcctaaattggattttttctaagaaaagacttcatttaaacggaaaatgtcataaaagcagaaagtgtcgtccctgattagcctgtgcggactgtacaggctaatctgggacgacactttacgcacatgcattatgcccagttttctcagaacgcgactgtTATGTTGATAATAACGATCCTAAAGCCGTTCTCAACGGTGTAACAATAAATACTATCATTGGTCTGATTGTTCGTGTGCAGAAAAACCTTCCTAACACGACACAATTGTTTTATTCCAAAGTACTGGTGGCATGGTATAACATATATAGATAGACATTTAGCAACACTTGGAAATCATTATCAGAAAATATTACAACAAAGTATCAATGTATAGTTATTGGTCGGTAGTCACATGCATCAGTAGAATAATACCCTTTTTTGTTATGAGGAGGCAACAGCCGGCTGCGGTCTTCAGCGGCCCAAAATATGCAAAACCATTTTATAtttcaagtcaagtcaagtcaagtaatatttatttataaagtcgggtatttcaaacatgataacacaagctctgaagagcttttaaagcCGACTAAGGTTAAATTTGGTTAAATTCtgctaattatttattaattatgccTCTGGTCGAATAAATGGTGGCATTCCTGTTCATCCGACCATTAAGGACGATCACTCTTGAATATTTTAACAACTATGCTTGTGTCTTGGGAGGACAGAAGTCTCCGATTACTTTTTCGGTCAACTGGTCAAAACCACAAGTACTTGCAACAAGAGATTCGTTTTCGTCTTTTCGAACGTTATACATAGACCATGTTTTTACAAATGTGCATGCTGGTTACTCGGTGGAAAATGAAGTCCTAACATTTGAGTGCCTAAGACAAGGTCACAAAGAGCATGTAACATAAAAATGTTTTCTCTGAAGCTATCTACAAAATGGTGTGATCTGTGATCATCCAAATTGGTACGCTCGTTACTCGAGAGGAAACAATAAAGCATGTCGTCTTAACTGCATTCAAGCTAATTAAGCTTTAAGCAGGGGGATACAACTAGGATGATTTTTTGTTAGAGTTCTCTATTCTTTTCTTACCATATGTGGCTTTAGTGAAAAGCTCTCCAGCATTAAGCTGACATTGTCCGTAGATGAAAATCGTGTTATAATGAATACATATGGGCCGctctatgtgaaaagggggtttaaagcatatgtgtaaagtgtcgttccatataaGCCCCTTTTAGACCGAAGGTCTTATGCATTTCAGTTTACGAATTGGAATTCAATTAATTTATGTAGATTACAGCGAAGCGCAATTAATGTACTTAAATGGTATTGTTAAACTGGTTCAACAGGTGCGCGAACAAAAACGCACACAAATATGAAAACAGCCCGGATCTTATGCTAATGCAGTGCACGAGAATCACGTCAATGATTGCAGTGCACGAGAATCACGTCAATGATTGCAGTGCACGAGAATCACGTCAATGATTGCAGTGCACGAGAATCACGTCAATGATTGCAGTGCACGAGAATCACGTCAATGATTGCAGTGCACGAGAATCACGTCAATGATTGCAGTGCACGAAAATCACGACAATGATTGCAGTGCATGAGAATCACGTTAATGATTGCAGTGCATGAGAATCACGTCAATGATtgcaaaatataacattaaaacagcatttaaaaaacatttgagtcgcgttctgagaaaacttggcttaatgcttgtgcgtaaagtgtcgtaccagattagcctgtgcaatccgcacaggctaatcagggacgacactttctgctttttatggtatttttaaattcaattaaatccCTCcttacaaaaatcaagtttaggcggaaagcgtcgtccctgattagccggactgcacagacttatctgggatgacactttacgcacttgcattaagcccagttttctcagaacaaggctcatttatacATGCATACGCACGCCAGTCAGATATTGATTTTTATGAAATATGAAGCGGAAACACATTTGGGCAATACAGCGTTTACAATCACAAACATAGAGGCGTCTACTTAGGCTAAAACTAAGAAGTTGATTGCATGGAAAACAATCGCCAAAGCATATCGgattatttttgtttacttttttctttttttaagaagcGCAATATATTTCTCATTTAAAATATGGTCTCAAAAGACAGAAATCTTCCAaatagttatatttattatataaattatgtatttacatatattttatttaaattttaaattatatatatatatatatatatatatatatatatatatatatatatatatatatatatatatatttctttatagaACATATTAGATTGTCTTACGTATATGACCTAAAGAAGCAAAATGGATTGAAACTCAACTTGGAATACTAAAAAAGGATTGGCACCTACAATAATGGCCAGTCGGACAAAACAAATTCATTTAACGTTATTACACGTATACAATTCCCATGCATATTTCCGACATACAGCACTAAAGCTAAGCAATTCATATTACAAACAAGTGCACAAGTGACAGGAACCAGTGTATTGCCACAGGCATGTATGAATACATTAATTATTCGCATCTAACTTCATTTTAATACACAAATAATTGGTTCGCTAGAGATTTTATGAACACACATACATAATAAAACTAGCCAGTCAGTTTAgaaacacacatatattttacgTGTACACTTATAATTTCCTCACATTTATGATTGGCTAGCAATTGTGTGATatgaacacatttaattatactgtCATTGATTGACGTTGTATACCGGAAGTTGCAGAAAAACTATCAACACAATTACATGTAATTGCTTCAACGATACACGGCTAGCGATGATGGAGTCAATGTTTAAAGTCAGTACTCGGCCAAACGGCTCACGTTATTGTCGAGAACGATCCCTGGCTTGCGACCGTAGTTATCGTGTGTCGACTTAACGACACCGAGCTCGGTCTGTGCCGGCCTTGTTTCAGACGCTTAACTAGACCGTTGTACATGGCGAACACTCGCCGGTTGAAGACGAACGCGAAGAAAATGAAGATCCCCTGCGAGCAGTTGAACACGATGAAAAAGATCCCGAGGAGATGGAGAATGATACACACCGTCTGAGAGGCGGGTTCCGCGAACGCGCTGACCAAGGACGAGGCCAGTCCGAAAACCCACGTGAACCCCATCACGGTGGACATGCGCATGTACAGCATGACGTCATCTTTGCCCGTCATACGGTTAAACGAGGATTTCCGAACGCTCGTCCGCGTCGCCTTGGTGCTCGCATGAATGCTGATTATCGTCTGCGAAAACATGACGGCGTTTATTAGCAGAATAAGGATCATGGGTCCACCAAACGCCACCATGGACGCTACGGGGTTCTGAATCCAACATCCGATGCTGTAGACGTGACTCTTGCTACTGGTAGTGTTACTTTTTCCGCTGTGCTCATTCCTTGCCGCTACCCCCGATATCCACTCCGGATCAGCCACAGAGTTTCCACCATATCCTATTTTAATAGAGTCAAAGATCTTGCCAAAGTCAATCAAGCAACAAAATCCGACGATTACAAGCGGACACCCCCATGCATACAGCGCGTACCGCGGGGCATATTTCCGTTTTTCACGGAGTCGGAGCAGGATGCACTTTTGCGCGAACGTCTTGAAAACGTCATATGCCATGACGTTCATCCAGAAGAAAGATGCGAGGAAGAAGTAATGAAGGATGACGCCAAAGCACGAACAAAGCCAACCATGGTGCTCCTTTACCCACCCAGAAATTATGAACAACAACTCTCCCAAGAAAAGAGACAGTGTTAAGTTCATGGTGTTAATCCCCGGTAAATTTCTCAGTTTTTCGAATATACTGTAGGTGACCAATACCGAAAACATGCAGACAAGAGAAATTACTCCCAAGATAAAAGTTAAATAACTCTCAGCAACGACCAGTTTGATCATAGTGTTACCACACGCCATAGTCATTTCGCTGTCGTCAACAAGTCTTTCGGCCGTAAGCCAATCCGGCGAACAAATAAACACGGTGTTCGAGCTTTCATTTTCGTACTCGTATTCGGTCGTGTTGTAAACATGATTCGCAAACATTATCGACTTGTTTGAGAAAAGCGTGTATTcgtgttcatttaaaactattCGCCCGCACGTCTTGTTCACAATTTTCGGCATGTCGCAAATTAAGGCAAAACTTGAGACCTGCGTCTCCATTTTTTCCAATTCACCCACGCTTCCATCGATGTTGAAAGTAAGATCGTAATCACCAGGAAAGTATATCTGACCTGACGACTTCAACCTCACAGCAGTCACGTTCTGTCCATTCTTTGCGTCAAAGTGCCGTTCGAGTTCAAACTCCGCATCATCAACAAACGGATGGAACCCTTTCGGACAAAACAATGAAATCGGCGTCGGTGGCGGCGAGTTATCCACATGTCCTACTTGAAAGTCCTTTCCATTTATTGTCAGCATGAACGCGTTGCTATCAGTAAGGTCACTCATTGTCTGTACAATAGTTTTCACGGATTTTTCTATCAAAATGCCGTCCTTATGTGATGGATTTAAGATGAACGTTATTCGGATAGCGATTTGAATTTGATCAGAGAAGTATCTTTCATTAAACATTTCTGCGATATTATCTTTGGGGTATGCTTCGTCGTCGGCATTAGCATTGTTTGGTTTAGAATCACCGGCCAAATGTGCATGCATCGTCGATTTGTTATCTTTTATTTCTTGATTGTTTACATACACATCAACGGTCTCGGTATTGTTTTCGGTGGCTTTTTGAGGGGTGTGATCCGATGTGAGATTATCTTGGTCACTTTTTCGTCTTGGTATGGAATTACTGTCTATAACATCGTGTGTTTTGAACGGAAGAGGTGTCGTGAAGCGATGTATCTCAATTATGTTATTTCCTGTCTTGTCAACAAGGTCAGACGTGTTCACCACAGAAACGGTCAAATTCTGAATTCGTTCGAAACTGATATTAAAGGTCTGCGCAATACTGATGCTCAGTATATCCTCAATGCCCTTCATTTCGAGCATAACTACGTCCCCGAAGGTGAAGTTCTTTATTGTCAAAATGACCTGAACTGGCTCGTCAATGTCCGCTAAAGACGCGAGATCGTCCGCACTTGGTGCCATTTCGTAGTTGATAATCTTCTGGCACGATCCTTGAACAAGTCGATAACCTTCGGAGCAGGTGATTGGACGACATTTGCTGTTTACCGGATCGTATTTTTCGTTCTGGCCACATTGCGGGGCATATGTCTGCTGCGAACCCGTGGAGGTGAACAAAATATGCGTCTTGCCATCGAAACCGAAGTTCATGAGAATAGAGAACGAGAGCGGAAACGGCGACACCTCACTCTTTCCGGCGTCGCCAATCCGCGTCTGGTGGTACCACATGTTCATGGTGTTGATGACGTCAAGATGGGAGCACTCGTGGATCATCTTGTTGTACGCTGGCGACAAGCGCCGCCGGCAGCTTTGCAATTTGTCGTCAAAGAACTGCAAGACCGTCACTTCCTTGCTACCGTCCGAGATGGACAGAGGTTGCCGATTGTCGCAGTCGAGCTTCGTCTCCCAGGCCTTCATCTCCACTACGCCGTTGCACTGCGCGCAGTACATGTTCCGGTAAACGAAGCCCTCCGCATCCTGCACTGGCGTCTGCGAGATATCGATTACGTTATCGACGTGCATGCGCCCGTTTGTAAGAACGATGTGCTCGCAGAGGTCCTTGACGTCGGATCGCAGGAATCCCAGCGGGCACATGGAGATGACGAGGATGGGGACGCGACTGTAGCCCGAGATCAGCGTGCAAACACCGCCGTGCTTCTCGTACATCACCTGGAGATTGAAACCCGGGGACAGGCCGCGTTCCGTGTCGTCTTTAACATGGTCTGAAAGAGGAAACATACTCACTCAGATCCTAATCTTCCGATCTGGTAGCTCTAAtaaatataggaataatgaaTCTCAATAAACCTTATCAGAAAGACTTTCTTTTTACATTTCGTAAGTCGCTTATTTTTAAGACGAATAACATCGCTCATACAAAACGGAAAACAATGCGTACAAAAATAATATTACGaattgcaaattaaaatatgtggTCACCAACTTGACCGGTCGTGGCAAAGCATTTGAATTATCAGGCATGCCAAATTTATTGTGGCCCACTATAACCTTTGCGTCGGACAAACAGAAGATTTTATGCTGTTGATGGTCTATCAAAACTCTTCTCTCATGGATTTTAAGGGACAATAAAAATAGTTGGGATACAGAGATGATAAAATAAAGTATTACAAATCTTAGCTTGTAACAAGAAATGTTGTGACTAAAATTgtcttgtttatttgtaaaacGTAAATCACGGAGAAACTGTACACATTGTGAAAATGTTTCTGATCATGTAACCTCTGATTGTTtggttaataatataattatagtacatataaataattcaattttatagcAGTCTTTTTACGTAGTGGTTTTTGTGaatttattggcgtcgctctggagagcggcgactagtatgaaatgcatttttttcgcctGTAGGAGGTGAAGTTATTtgacggatcaatgtatatatttttgttttaagaatatcttgcatagtggtgattttttgtgtaaattagtgtaaataagaactgcatttgtgcctactacatttattacaacatttattgccaataatgcaaagctaattatttcaattaataactgatccacaactgatcacaggggaaagatcacagggacttggcaaatacgcgaaactttctggttttgtataaaaacaaaacattatcaaaatatatttattttgtgttttttctaatttgcttatttagtggagaatcaatgtagtacgatatttgacgacctatcgcgcaagcaagtttattggaaggcgtagtggtacgaaaacgtacaatgtattagtttatttatagacatataataacgatcgctatacacatcttcaccaaatagcagtacataaatgatgtcagccggaatagctcagttgggagagcgttagactgaagttgtttgcgcaacaatcatctaaaggcccccggttcaatcccgggttccggcacgaacggaacagttcggcggctgacatttttttttcagtcaggttaatgaatataataaagctttattttatgtagacattaaaaatccattttactacaattggacatttttattaaaattaatggatgccgcgtggtgacaacgtttataaaaatttcttacatcacttaaatatcttataaaaaatacacgtgtttttatattaacaaataaatgcaaacaacacatctattatccatgtatttttatgattgtctatcataggccttaAATACTATCCCTTCCACATATAGAGCAAGAAGCGCGACACTTTttatattgattgtaacaatgagttgcgataaaggaagcagccgcttatcaaggaggagctgtgtcccagcaacccgtttccctagagtcaagcactcctcggagcttttttttaaagaaccacatataaagcgcgaagcgcgacacgtattactatccaggtggaatgggccctttagcattatccgaccattacgtccataattatcttccttagaatttgagaaattttgaaatcgttgttcgaagtccaaaattttcatccgattgttcccaaacttgcacaggttttttatcaatgatgaCCCAACCtcaactctatatgagcaatatcgaaCTATAAGTCCAACATTATGTCtcgttgaatttataaataaaagtgaaaaactgcttggttaggtgattatgtcaacatttttcatcagattctttccaaacttacagtgtcttcatatcaatgagcatttttacctcatttaaaatgagaaacatcgggacaataagtcaagatttttttctattaaatttgacaaaataaacaatttccacttgtttaaaagatttcacaactttcgtctgaatctttccaaacttgttaagtgtttttatatcagtattactcgaaccctattgaaaatgatgaatatcggagcaataaatctattatgatcttttaatgaatttcaaagtattgtgaaatgcagcttctttatgcaatttacagttttcattcatttttttcccaaacttttacagtgttttcatatcaatgagtactcaacctctatcgtaaatgagctacgtaagaataagttcagaatcatctcccattgAAGTTGAGAAGAATATataattacgcttacaagatgaagcagatttttttaaaacctacacagttctgttccataaataaaaactgcacacggatgccagtaaaaaaaggaaatcaatgtaaataaaatgaactatgaaatatttgggggttacaacaca from Dreissena polymorpha isolate Duluth1 chromosome 5, UMN_Dpol_1.0, whole genome shotgun sequence harbors:
- the LOC127831801 gene encoding uncharacterized protein LOC127831801: MNTNSSVIFIMMFWLVIFTAVLSAPVTKDPYDVISSPAQKKRNSNFGEDSGDSFGTMERDFVQEIIELLQERLKDSYQTIEKGPTIPKGEETKIEATEVEMIEFFKIYKLIKHKRESLNRNGLLFEEITDVIDASRTDIDEMVQFVNIMYDYLEANIVSILTEILTGNISKASTAFQVFNESIETVNLKLKPTVSGNADANTAITPNVNDKRRSIEETFPDHREMRPQDHVKDDTERGLSPGFNLQVMYEKHGGVCTLISGYSRVPILVISMCPLGFLRSDVKDLCEHIVLTNGRMHVDNVIDISQTPVQDAEGFVYRNMYCAQCNGVVEMKAWETKLDCDNRQPLSISDGSKEVTVLQFFDDKLQSCRRRLSPAYNKMIHECSHLDVINTMNMWYHQTRIGDAGKSEVSPFPLSFSILMNFGFDGKTHILFTSTGSQQTYAPQCGQNEKYDPVNSKCRPITCSEGYRLVQGSCQKIINYEMAPSADDLASLADIDEPVQVILTIKNFTFGDVVMLEMKGIEDILSISIAQTFNISFERIQNLTVSVVNTSDLVDKTGNNIIEIHRFTTPLPFKTHDVIDSNSIPRRKSDQDNLTSDHTPQKATENNTETVDVYVNNQEIKDNKSTMHAHLAGDSKPNNANADDEAYPKDNIAEMFNERYFSDQIQIAIRITFILNPSHKDGILIEKSVKTIVQTMSDLTDSNAFMLTINGKDFQVGHVDNSPPPTPISLFCPKGFHPFVDDAEFELERHFDAKNGQNVTAVRLKSSGQIYFPGDYDLTFNIDGSVGELEKMETQVSSFALICDMPKIVNKTCGRIVLNEHEYTLFSNKSIMFANHVYNTTEYEYENESSNTVFICSPDWLTAERLVDDSEMTMACGNTMIKLVVAESYLTFILGVISLVCMFSVLVTYSIFEKLRNLPGINTMNLTLSLFLGELLFIISGWVKEHHGWLCSCFGVILHYFFLASFFWMNVMAYDVFKTFAQKCILLRLREKRKYAPRYALYAWGCPLVIVGFCCLIDFGKIFDSIKIGYGGNSVADPEWISGVAARNEHSGKSNTTSSKSHVYSIGCWIQNPVASMVAFGGPMILILLINAVMFSQTIISIHASTKATRTSVRKSSFNRMTGKDDVMLYMRMSTVMGFTWVFGLASSLVSAFAEPASQTVCIILHLLGIFFIVFNCSQGIFIFFAFVFNRRVFAMYNGLVKRLKQGRHRPSSVSLSRHTITTVASQGSFSTIT